The Williamsia sp. DF01-3 genome has a window encoding:
- a CDS encoding ABC transporter permease, with protein MTIAKGRGDLGYRAAKVARVPLRVLDGAGDQMSFYGRAIGWSPRTIRRYPKELLRLLAEVAFGSGGLAVIGGTIGVMVLMSGFTGVVVGLQGANALDQLGSQALTGFLAAYANTREVAPLVAGLALSATVGCGFTAQLGAMRISEEIDALETMAVPSIPFLVTTRVLAGFIAVIPLYVLGLLSAYFASRLIATQFTGQSSGSYDHYFNLFLPPADVLWSFGKVMIFAFVIILVHCYYGYYATGGPAGVGVAVGHAVRAALVIIAVLDFFLGLAIWGTTTSVRVGG; from the coding sequence GTGACCATCGCCAAAGGTCGGGGAGACCTGGGATATCGGGCGGCCAAAGTCGCACGTGTTCCTCTGCGCGTCCTCGACGGCGCGGGCGACCAGATGTCGTTCTATGGCCGCGCGATCGGCTGGTCGCCGCGCACCATTCGCCGTTACCCCAAAGAACTGCTCCGGCTTCTCGCCGAGGTGGCATTCGGATCCGGTGGACTTGCGGTCATCGGCGGCACCATCGGCGTGATGGTGTTGATGTCGGGGTTCACCGGTGTCGTCGTCGGTCTGCAGGGTGCCAACGCCCTCGATCAGCTCGGGTCCCAGGCGCTCACGGGCTTCCTGGCGGCCTACGCCAACACCCGCGAGGTCGCCCCGCTCGTCGCCGGACTGGCCCTGTCGGCAACTGTCGGTTGTGGTTTCACCGCTCAGCTCGGCGCCATGCGCATCTCCGAGGAGATCGACGCACTCGAGACCATGGCGGTCCCGTCCATTCCGTTCCTGGTCACCACTCGCGTGCTCGCCGGCTTCATCGCCGTCATCCCGCTGTACGTGCTGGGCTTGTTGTCGGCCTACTTCGCCTCCCGGCTGATAGCCACGCAGTTCACCGGGCAGTCGTCCGGCTCCTACGACCACTACTTCAATCTCTTCTTGCCACCTGCGGACGTCCTCTGGTCGTTCGGCAAGGTCATGATCTTCGCGTTCGTGATCATCCTGGTGCACTGCTACTACGGCTACTACGCCACCGGTGGTCCTGCCGGCGTCGGCGTGGCGGTGGGTCACGCGGTCCGTGCGGCCCTGGTGATCATCGCGGTGCTCGACTTCTTCCTGGGCCTCGCAATCTGGGGGACCACCACCTCCGTGCGAGTAGGGGGCTGA
- a CDS encoding ABC transporter permease, whose product MTSATTRGVDRVAKAGSGALSQTGNIVQLFIDVARQTFVRPFQWREFIQQAWFIASVTILPTALVAIPFGAIVSLQTGSLIRQLGAESFTGAASVLVVIQQGAPLVTSLLVAGAAGSAVAADLGARTIREEIDAMEVLGINPVQRLVVPRVLAMVLVAVLLCGLVSVVGIGGGYFFNVIIQDGTPGAYLASFSALAQLPDIYVAEVKAAVFGVIAGVVAAYKGLHPKGGPKGVGDAVNQSVVITFLLLFFANLIITAVYLQIVPAKGS is encoded by the coding sequence ATGACAAGTGCCACCACACGTGGCGTCGACAGGGTGGCGAAAGCCGGCTCCGGGGCACTTTCTCAGACCGGCAACATCGTCCAACTGTTCATCGACGTCGCACGCCAGACTTTCGTGCGCCCTTTTCAGTGGCGCGAGTTCATCCAGCAGGCCTGGTTCATCGCCAGCGTCACGATTTTGCCGACGGCGCTTGTCGCCATCCCGTTCGGCGCCATCGTCTCGCTGCAGACCGGGTCGCTGATCCGCCAGCTCGGTGCCGAGTCCTTCACCGGTGCAGCCAGCGTCCTGGTGGTCATCCAGCAGGGTGCGCCGCTGGTGACCTCGCTGTTGGTCGCGGGCGCGGCAGGATCAGCCGTGGCTGCGGACCTCGGCGCCCGCACCATTCGCGAAGAGATCGACGCGATGGAAGTGCTCGGCATCAATCCCGTTCAGCGACTTGTGGTTCCGCGAGTGCTCGCCATGGTCTTGGTCGCCGTGCTGCTGTGCGGGTTGGTCTCCGTGGTCGGTATCGGCGGCGGTTACTTCTTCAACGTGATCATCCAAGACGGAACGCCCGGTGCGTATCTGGCCTCGTTCAGTGCGCTGGCCCAGTTGCCCGACATCTACGTCGCCGAGGTGAAGGCTGCCGTCTTCGGTGTGATCGCCGGCGTGGTCGCTGCCTACAAGGGCCTGCACCCCAAGGGTGGCCCGAAAGGCGTTGGTGATGCGGTCAATCAGAGTGTCGTCATCACATTTTTGTTGTTGTTCTTTGCGAACTTGATCATCACCGCGGTCTACTTGCAGATCGTTCCCGCCAAGGGTTCATAG
- a CDS encoding ABC transporter ATP-binding protein: protein MGVEVSVENLTKSFGSQNIWRDVSLTLPMGEVSVLLGPSGTGKSVFLKSLIGLLHPEQGSVIIDGTDITKCSSRELYEIRKLFGVLFQDGALFGSMSLFDNIAFPLREHTKKKEDEIRQIVMDKIELVGLTGAENKLPGEISGGMRKRAGLARALVLDPQIILCDEPDSGLDPVRTAYLSQLLIDINAQIDATILIVTHNIQVARTVPDNIGMLFRKELVMFGPREVLLTSDEPVVDQFLNGRRIGPIGMSEEKDDAQQRREQEMVDAGHSDGGTAEDVRGIVPQLQATPGLPERKAVGRRQARVREILHTLPEPAQKAIEESFLEEERAQENGREAARKTQKVGAGSGSASTSSSYDDSSYQGSDAQTEQFPAYRAGDKAL, encoded by the coding sequence GTGGGCGTTGAGGTCAGTGTCGAGAATCTGACGAAGTCGTTCGGCTCGCAGAACATTTGGCGTGATGTGTCGCTGACTCTCCCGATGGGTGAGGTGAGCGTGTTGCTCGGCCCGTCAGGTACCGGTAAGTCGGTGTTCCTGAAGTCGTTGATCGGTCTGCTCCATCCCGAGCAGGGCTCGGTCATCATCGACGGCACCGACATCACCAAGTGCTCCAGCCGCGAGCTGTACGAGATCCGCAAGTTGTTTGGTGTCCTCTTTCAGGACGGCGCCCTGTTCGGGTCGATGAGCCTGTTCGACAACATCGCCTTCCCGCTTCGTGAGCACACGAAGAAGAAGGAAGACGAGATCCGCCAGATCGTGATGGACAAGATCGAGCTGGTGGGTTTGACGGGTGCGGAGAACAAGCTTCCGGGCGAGATCTCCGGCGGTATGCGCAAGCGTGCCGGCCTGGCCCGTGCCTTGGTCCTGGACCCGCAGATCATCCTGTGCGACGAGCCGGACTCCGGTCTGGACCCGGTCCGTACCGCGTATCTGTCGCAGCTGTTGATCGACATCAACGCGCAGATCGACGCCACGATCCTCATCGTGACCCACAACATCCAGGTCGCCCGGACTGTCCCGGACAACATCGGCATGCTGTTCCGTAAGGAGCTGGTGATGTTCGGTCCGCGTGAGGTGCTGCTGACCTCGGACGAGCCGGTGGTGGATCAGTTCCTCAACGGTCGCCGCATCGGACCCATCGGTATGTCCGAGGAGAAGGACGACGCTCAGCAGCGCCGCGAGCAGGAGATGGTCGATGCCGGCCATTCCGACGGTGGCACCGCCGAGGACGTGCGGGGCATCGTCCCGCAGCTGCAGGCCACACCCGGACTGCCCGAACGCAAGGCGGTCGGACGCCGGCAGGCCCGTGTCCGCGAGATCCTGCACACCTTGCCCGAACCCGCTCAGAAGGCAATCGAGGAGAGCTTCCTCGAAGAGGAGCGGGCACAGGAAAACGGACGCGAGGCTGCGCGTAAGACCCAAAAGGTGGGTGCCGGTTCAGGTTCCGCCTCCACATCATCCTCCTACGACGACTCCAGTTACCAGGGCTCGGACGCTCAGACAGAGCAGTTCCCCGCATACCGCGCCGGTGACAAGGCTCTCTAG
- the rplL gene encoding 50S ribosomal protein L7/L12, with amino-acid sequence MAKLSADELIDQFKELTLLELSDFVKKFEEVFEVTAAAPVAVAAAGAPAAAEAAVEQDEFDVVLESAGDKKIQVIKVVREVVSGLGLKEAKDLVESAPKAILEKIDKDAAEAAKTKLEEAGAKVSVK; translated from the coding sequence ATGGCAAAGCTCTCCGCTGACGAGCTCATCGATCAGTTCAAAGAACTCACCCTGCTGGAACTCAGCGACTTCGTGAAGAAGTTCGAAGAGGTCTTCGAGGTCACCGCTGCTGCTCCGGTCGCCGTTGCTGCCGCCGGTGCACCCGCCGCCGCTGAAGCCGCTGTCGAGCAGGACGAGTTCGACGTCGTCCTCGAATCGGCCGGCGACAAGAAGATCCAGGTCATCAAGGTCGTCCGCGAGGTCGTCTCCGGACTGGGTCTGAAGGAAGCCAAGGATCTCGTCGAGTCGGCTCCCAAGGCGATCCTCGAGAAGATCGACAAGGATGCCGCCGAGGCTGCCAAGACCAAGCTCGAAGAAGCCGGCGCCAAGGTCTCGGTCAAGTAA
- the rplJ gene encoding 50S ribosomal protein L10 — protein MANSEKVTAVAEITEQFKGATAAVVTEYRGLTVKQISELRRSLGEGAVYSVAKNTLVKRAAADAGVAGLDELFTGPTAIAFIEGEPVVAAKAIKNFAKDNKALIIKGGYMDGRALSVDEVNQIADLETREILLAKLAGAMKGNLAKAAGLFSQPASQVARLAAALQEKQAAGAPAEAAE, from the coding sequence ATGGCAAATAGTGAAAAGGTCACCGCGGTTGCGGAGATCACCGAGCAGTTCAAGGGAGCCACTGCGGCAGTCGTCACGGAATACCGTGGCCTGACCGTCAAGCAGATCTCCGAGCTGCGTCGCTCACTGGGCGAAGGCGCTGTTTACTCCGTCGCCAAGAACACCCTGGTCAAGCGCGCTGCTGCTGATGCGGGCGTGGCCGGTCTGGACGAGCTGTTCACTGGTCCCACCGCAATTGCCTTCATCGAGGGCGAACCCGTGGTGGCTGCCAAGGCGATCAAGAATTTCGCCAAGGACAACAAGGCTCTCATCATCAAGGGCGGGTACATGGACGGCCGTGCGCTGTCCGTGGACGAGGTCAATCAGATCGCCGACCTTGAAACACGCGAGATTCTCCTTGCAAAGCTCGCCGGTGCCATGAAGGGCAACTTGGCAAAGGCCGCGGGTCTGTTCAGTCAGCCCGCTTCGCAGGTCGCACGTCTTGCGGCCGCACTGCAAGAAAAGCAAGCCGCGGGCGCACCCGCAGAAGCGGCCGAATAA
- a CDS encoding TIGR04338 family metallohydrolase, translating into MTQRDSQRSALYSAEALVHNVFERAARGGSTLEIAGTSVTLPPEARFGSVDSVRDYVDRVLSLDSVTDRFPRAAVPVRVRSRRGQREAHYEYRSAEDDGVIAVPDAAEGRWAMRELVVLHEIAHHLSPGSAQDKHGPRFAGTLIDLVGLVLGPEAALIYRVTFGDSGIAVG; encoded by the coding sequence TTGACGCAGCGTGACAGCCAGCGTTCGGCCTTGTACTCCGCAGAAGCGCTGGTGCACAACGTTTTCGAGCGTGCCGCACGCGGTGGCTCCACTCTGGAGATCGCCGGCACCTCGGTGACACTGCCTCCGGAGGCTCGGTTCGGCTCGGTCGACTCGGTACGCGACTACGTGGACCGGGTGCTGTCGCTGGACAGCGTGACCGACAGGTTCCCGCGGGCCGCGGTTCCGGTAAGGGTTCGATCCCGCCGGGGGCAGCGCGAAGCCCACTACGAGTACCGGTCAGCCGAAGACGACGGCGTGATCGCGGTACCCGATGCAGCCGAAGGGCGCTGGGCGATGCGCGAGCTGGTGGTGCTCCACGAGATCGCCCACCACCTGAGCCCGGGGTCTGCGCAGGACAAGCACGGCCCACGATTCGCGGGCACCCTCATCGACCTCGTCGGTCTGGTGCTCGGACCTGAAGCCGCACTGATCTACCGGGTGACCTTCGGCGACAGCGGTATCGCGGTCGGTTGA
- a CDS encoding DUF2786 domain-containing protein: protein MQDDKLLTRISGLLRQAEGTDNEHEAQAFMQAAQRLATAASIDLAVARAHGKPEQRTSPVQRNIAIGTAGKRGLRTYVQLFVAIAHANDITCDVASNSTFVYAYGFPGDIDTCEALYSSLVVQMVAASDNYLKSGAYKGETFARVVTERRGWVQRRVVEEKPLSPITARLNFQSAFAERIGKRLTQARDEARAAAVAADGGRSDSGTALVLRNKEVEVRDFHKETSTARGTWRSQSASAGYSEGARRAGDRAGRRARIGQDNQLGAARGALEA, encoded by the coding sequence GTGCAAGACGACAAACTCCTGACCCGCATCTCCGGTTTGCTCAGGCAGGCAGAAGGCACCGACAACGAACACGAGGCGCAAGCCTTCATGCAGGCGGCGCAACGGTTGGCCACCGCGGCGTCCATCGATCTGGCCGTGGCGCGGGCCCATGGGAAGCCCGAACAGCGCACGTCCCCGGTGCAACGCAACATCGCGATCGGAACGGCCGGTAAGAGAGGGCTGCGCACATACGTCCAGCTCTTCGTGGCCATCGCCCACGCAAACGACATCACCTGTGACGTCGCGAGCAACTCGACGTTTGTCTACGCCTACGGATTTCCCGGCGACATCGACACCTGTGAGGCGTTGTACAGCTCGCTGGTGGTCCAGATGGTCGCCGCCAGCGACAACTATCTGAAGTCGGGTGCGTACAAAGGCGAGACCTTTGCTCGTGTGGTCACCGAACGCCGCGGCTGGGTACAGCGCAGGGTGGTCGAGGAGAAGCCGCTGTCGCCGATCACTGCCCGGCTGAACTTCCAGTCGGCGTTCGCCGAACGGATCGGCAAGCGCTTGACGCAAGCCCGCGACGAGGCGCGTGCGGCTGCGGTCGCCGCCGACGGGGGCCGTTCCGACTCGGGAACGGCGCTGGTCCTGCGGAACAAAGAGGTAGAGGTCCGGGATTTCCACAAGGAGACGTCCACCGCACGGGGCACCTGGCGGTCTCAGAGTGCGTCGGCCGGCTACTCCGAGGGCGCGCGGCGGGCAGGGGACCGGGCCGGACGCCGGGCACGTATCGGCCAGGACAACCAGTTGGGTGCTGCACGTGGGGCCCTGGAGGCGTGA
- a CDS encoding TetR/AcrR family transcriptional regulator: MARPRVNSDDHLLDAADAVLSRTGSARFTLEMAAREAGVSAATFVKRFGSKRELLIASSQRWVDAIDLDDAGRPGEPILAALRRLSVESYTDSDDPDQAGNHVSSLAMDLGDPELTRLLAVGWDKKRRQLHAVIARAVESGELPGAPLPPAAARTLFALLEGTFLGWTVQPHGSLIDTLGDEFDRLITTWT, translated from the coding sequence GTGGCGCGTCCCCGAGTGAACTCCGATGATCACCTGCTCGATGCAGCCGACGCCGTTCTGTCGCGGACCGGCTCGGCACGGTTCACCCTCGAGATGGCAGCCCGGGAGGCCGGAGTCTCGGCGGCGACCTTCGTCAAGCGCTTCGGTTCCAAACGCGAATTGCTCATCGCGTCGTCGCAACGCTGGGTCGATGCAATAGATCTCGACGACGCCGGACGCCCGGGCGAACCGATCCTCGCGGCGCTTCGCCGATTGTCGGTCGAGTCCTACACCGACAGCGACGATCCCGACCAGGCCGGCAACCACGTCTCCTCCCTGGCGATGGATCTCGGCGATCCGGAACTGACCCGGCTGCTCGCTGTCGGCTGGGACAAGAAGCGCCGACAACTGCACGCCGTCATCGCCCGGGCGGTCGAAAGCGGTGAACTACCCGGCGCGCCTCTTCCACCGGCCGCAGCCCGAACGTTGTTCGCACTGCTGGAGGGCACGTTCCTCGGCTGGACCGTGCAACCGCACGGCTCCCTCATCGACACCCTCGGAGACGAGTTCGACCGACTCATCACCACCTGGACATGA
- a CDS encoding dihydrofolate reductase family protein, translating into MTTSPSPAPSPVTGAVFIATSVDGYIARTDGGIDWLLSRDENLGETGYDAFIATTDAIVMGRNTYEVGCSFDTWPYEGMRVFVLSTTLEPGADDRISVHRGLDEFFDAAHNEGVRHVYADGGRLITSFLQRGLITEITITTAPVIIGSGLPLFGTIDHDIPLDHVRTTTLGNGMTQSVYRVGAG; encoded by the coding sequence ATGACCACGTCCCCTTCCCCCGCACCGAGCCCTGTCACCGGGGCGGTGTTCATCGCCACCAGCGTCGACGGTTACATCGCCCGCACCGACGGCGGCATCGATTGGCTGTTGAGTCGCGACGAGAACCTCGGCGAAACCGGTTACGACGCCTTCATCGCGACCACGGACGCGATTGTCATGGGCCGCAACACATATGAGGTCGGGTGCAGTTTCGACACGTGGCCGTACGAGGGAATGCGCGTGTTCGTGCTCAGTACAACCCTCGAGCCAGGAGCCGACGACCGTATCTCCGTGCACCGCGGTCTGGACGAGTTCTTCGACGCTGCCCACAACGAGGGTGTCCGCCATGTCTATGCCGACGGCGGCCGTCTGATCACCAGCTTTCTCCAGCGGGGTCTGATCACCGAGATCACGATCACCACTGCCCCAGTGATCATCGGATCCGGCCTGCCCTTGTTCGGCACGATCGATCACGACATCCCGCTCGATCACGTGCGCACCACGACCCTCGGCAACGGGATGACCCAGAGCGTCTACCGGGTGGGAGCCGGATGA
- a CDS encoding flavin reductase family protein, with protein MNRDLDETLAGRTLFDHSNTSTRDFYKLITAAIVPRPIAWVSSRSAEGVDNLAPFSFFSVSSTDPLVVQFTAVGGKHSADNAAATGQFVVNIATESMMDQVNATSAGFAEDVNEFTAVGVASAPAMVVDCLRVRDSPVAIECELHQIIEVGNSQVVMGRVVAVTVDPAVAAADGHPDFTRLAPVSRLGRTEWGLPGRVVERERP; from the coding sequence GTGAACCGAGATCTCGACGAAACCCTGGCCGGTCGAACGCTCTTCGACCACTCCAACACCTCCACGCGTGACTTCTACAAGCTGATCACCGCCGCGATCGTCCCGCGGCCGATCGCCTGGGTGTCCTCGCGCAGCGCCGAGGGCGTGGACAACCTCGCACCGTTCAGCTTCTTCTCCGTCAGTTCCACCGATCCGTTGGTTGTGCAGTTCACGGCGGTCGGCGGCAAACACAGCGCGGACAATGCGGCGGCCACCGGTCAGTTTGTCGTCAACATCGCCACGGAGTCGATGATGGACCAGGTCAATGCCACATCGGCCGGCTTCGCCGAGGACGTCAACGAGTTCACCGCTGTGGGCGTCGCCTCGGCACCGGCCATGGTCGTCGACTGCCTGAGGGTCCGCGACAGCCCGGTGGCCATCGAATGCGAACTCCACCAGATCATCGAGGTTGGCAACTCTCAGGTGGTGATGGGGCGGGTGGTCGCGGTGACGGTTGATCCCGCTGTCGCGGCCGCCGATGGCCATCCGGACTTCACTCGGCTCGCTCCGGTCAGTCGCCTGGGCCGGACCGAATGGGGTCTGCCGGGCCGGGTGGTCGAACGCGAACGACCCTGA